The Glycine soja cultivar W05 chromosome 3, ASM419377v2, whole genome shotgun sequence genome window below encodes:
- the LOC114406431 gene encoding glycine-rich protein A3-like, producing the protein MSNRKDKNDDESSERGIFSHLGYPSAPPPYPPPHGYPPSGYPPPGGYPPTAYPPLGGYPHSGYYPSEYPPAYPPPGGYPPTAYPHSGYHPPAYPAPHGYPPAAPPYPGGRGAGMGGLLAGGVAAAAAAYGAHHMAHGYHRFGHGAYYGHGKFKHGKYGKRWKHGRFGFGKHKHGWKRWK; encoded by the exons ATGAGCAACAGAAAAGACAAGAATGATGATGAGTCTAGTGAGAGAGGTATATTTTCACATCTAGGATATCCAAGTGCACCACCCCCCTACCCTCCTCCACATGGATACCCACCATCAGGCTATCCACCTCCAGGAGGGTATCCCCCAACAGCCTATCCGCCGCTGGGAGGATATCCACATTCCGGTTACTATCCTTCAGAATATCCACCAGCATATCCGCCTCCGGGAGGGTATCCACCCACTGCTTATCCTCATTCAGGATATCATCCACCAGCTTATCCTGCCCCACATGGCTATCCACCTGCTGCACCTCCATATCCTGGAG GGCGTGGGGCTGGCATGGGAGGATTGTTGGCAGGGGGTGTTGCTGCTGCTGCCGCTGCCTATGGTGCTCACCATATGGCTCATGGATATCATCGTTTTGGACACGGAGCCTACTATGGTCATGGAAAGTTCAAGCATGGGAAATATGGCAAGCGTTGGAAGCATGGCAGGTTTGGATTTGGCAAGCATAAGCATGGTTGGAAAAGGTGGAAGTGA
- the LOC114405121 gene encoding uncharacterized protein LOC114405121, with translation MGFIYEAMDKAKEVIQRAFNNNEGKYKDILAIIDKRWDCQLHHPLHAADYYLNPKFFYTNPNIYNDNEVVDGLYKCIDRLSEDDNFVIEVHKQLLVYKRARERFGMTVAMKARTEISPIEWWKLCGGKTPHLQTIAIKILSLTCSSSGCERNWSTFEHIHSKKRSRLEHQKLQDLVYVKYNQTLLDRFECHDVIHPIALNDIDDNNEWLLGELEGEEAVNDLVFDDDDDLN, from the exons ATGGGTTTCATTTATGAAGCAATGGATAAGGCCAAAGAGGTAATTCAAAGAGCTTTCAATAACAATGAAGGGAAGTATAAGGATATCCTTGCAATCATTGATAAAAGATGGGATTGCCAACTTCACCACCCTTTGCATGCAGCGGATTATTATCTAAATCCGAAGTTCTTTTACACCAATCCAAACATTTACAATGATAATGAAGTGGTGGATGGCCTCTACAAATGTATTGATAGGCTTAGTGAAgatgataattttgtaattgaagtTCACAAACAATTGCTAGTGTATAAAAGGGCTAGAGAGAGGTTTGGTATGACTGTAGCAATGAAAGCAAGGACTGAAATATCTCCTA TTGAGTGGTGGAAATTGTGTGGAGGGAAAACACCACACTTGCAAACCATTgccattaaaattttaagtttgacCTGTAGCTCATCAGGATGTGAGCGTAATTGGAGTACCTTTGAGCAT attCACTCAAAGAAGAGAAGTAGGCTTGAGCACCAAAAGCTTCAAGACTTGGTTTATGTTAAGTATAACCAAACTCTTCTAGATCGCTTTGAGTGTCATGATGTGATTCATCCTATTGCTTTAAATGAtattgatgataacaatgagtGGTTATTGGGAGAATTGgaaggagaagaagctgttAATGATTTGgtttttgatgatgatgatgatttgaaTTAG